In Desulfomicrobium escambiense DSM 10707, the genomic window CGGCCGGCCAGGAGGCCTTGTCGGCCAGTCCGAAGGCGTCCATGGCCTCCAGGGCCCGCAGCCGCAGTTGCCGTTCGCGGTGGCGCAGGTACGGCAGGCGCAGCATGGCCATGAGCATGGAGCCACCGGCCTCGCAGGTCAGGCCCGTGAGCACGTTGTCCAGGACCGAGAGGCGCGGGAAGAGCCGCAGGTTCTGGAAGGTGCGGTGGATGCCCAGGCGCGTGACCTTGTGGGCCGGCAGCCCGGCGATGTCCGAGCCCTGGAAGAGGACGGCGCCGCTCGTGGGCGGGTTGACCCCCGTGATGCAGTTGATGAGCGTGCTCTTGCCCGCGCCGTTGGGACCGATGAGGGCCGTCAGGCGTCCCATGGGCGCGCCGAAGCTCACGTCCTGCAGGGCGGGCAGGCCGCCGAAATTCTTGCCTACGCCCTCAAGCCGCAGCATGACCGCGCCTCCTCAGGGCCAGGCGGACCCGGACCATGTCCGTCAGGCCCGTGATCAGGCCCTGGGGCAGGAACATGAGGACCAGCACGAGGATGCCGCCGTGCACGAAGTCCTTGTAGGTGTCGAAGAACTCTACCCACTCGGGCATGAGCGTCAGGAAGGCTGCGCCGAAGACCGAGCCCCAGATGGAGCCCATGCCGCCGATGACGACCATGATGACGAAGTCCGTGGAGGCGAAGATGCCGAAGGTGTCGGGACTGACGTAGGCGTAGCAGTGGGCGAAGAGGCTGCCGGCCAGGGAGGCCAGCACGGCCGAAAGCACGAAGACCTTGACCTTGGTGGCCCGCGTGTCGACGCCCAGGCAGGCGGCGGCCGTTTCGTCCCCGGCCAGGGCGGCCATGCCCCGTCCCACGCCGCTGCGCACGAGGTTCAGGCACAGCAGCAGGCAGGCCATGGCGAAGCTCCACAGCAGGTAGTGCAGGCTGACGGGGTCGTCGACGCTCGCGCCCGGCACCGAAAGGCTCGGGATGCCGGCGAAGCCGCTGGGTCCGCCCGTGACATCGTCCCACTGCAGCAGCACCGTGTGCACGACGTAGTTGAGGCCCAGCGTGGCCATGGCCAGGTAGTGGCCCGAGAGGCGCAGCACCGGGATGCCCACGGCCAGGGCCACCACGGCCACGAGGGCGGCGACCAGGAACATGGCGGACCAGGGTGGCAGTCCGAAGGTCACGGTGGCCACGGCCGAACCGTAGGCGCCCAGGCCGAAGAAGGCCGCGTGGCCGAGGGATATCTGGCCCGTGTAGCCGATGAACAGGTTCAGGCCCAGGACCACGATGGCGTTGATGGCGATGAGGTTGGTCAGGCCCAGGGTGTAGGGGTTGTCCTCGACGAGGGGGAAGAGCAGCAGTGCCGCGGCCATGAGCGTCACTGCCAGGCCGGTGCGGTGGAGGGTCAGGAAGTAGAGGAACTGTTGTCTGCCGGTCATGGAAATCCTTATTGCCGGTCATCGGCCGGGTGGGCCGTCGGGTGCGGCGGTGCCGGGAAAGTATAATCGATTTGGCCGGGGGTAAAGTCCGGAGATGCTTGTTCTATGGAGAAGGACCCAGCCTGCCGAGGAATGTTGTGCGTTTACTCTCAGTTTGCCGGACCGGGTTCTGTCGGGAAGAAAAGGCATGGATTCCCGCGAAGGCGGGAATCCATCTTCAAACTTCCGACAGAACGGATCTGCTGCAGGCGCACGGCTGCAAGTTCAATAACAATGGGCTAAAAACGAACCGCGACCTGAGGTTGATCTATTTTCCCAGCAACCCCTTGGGCCTGACGAAGAGCACCAGCAGCAGGACCACGAAGGCCACCACGTCCTTGTAGGCGCTGGATATGTATCCGGCCGAGAGGGATTCCAGGAGCCCCAGGCCCAGGCCGCCGAGGATGGCTCCGGGGAAGGAGCCGAAGCCGCCGAGGATGGCGGCGGCGAAGCCCTTGAGGCCCAGGAGCACGCCTACGTCGTAGTTGAGGGTGGTGATGGGCGTGACGAGCACCCCAGCCAGGCCGCCCAGAGCGCCGGCGATGGCGTAGCTCGTCAGGCGGATGCGCCCCGTGCTGATGCCGACCACGGCCGCGGCAGTGGGATTGGAGGCCACGGCGCGCATGGACAGGCCCAGGGGCGTACGGTGGAAGAACCAGGTCAGCACGGCGATGGCGACCACGGTCAGCCCCAGGATCCACAGGGCCTGGGGCAGGACGCTGGCGCCCAGGATCTGCACGGGCACGTCGGGGGTCAGGGGCGGCAGGGCCATGCGGTTCTTGCCCCAGACCATTTTGATGACGCCGCGCACGATGATGGACAGCCCGACGGTCAGGAA contains:
- a CDS encoding ABC transporter ATP-binding protein encodes the protein MLRLEGVGKNFGGLPALQDVSFGAPMGRLTALIGPNGAGKSTLINCITGVNPPTSGAVLFQGSDIAGLPAHKVTRLGIHRTFQNLRLFPRLSVLDNVLTGLTCEAGGSMLMAMLRLPYLRHRERQLRLRALEAMDAFGLADKASWPAGVLAYGDKKRVELARAIVGRPKLLLLDEPVAGLNAEETAAVGDQLRNLRRAGHTILLVEHDMDLVMNIADLVVVLDSGKCIATGTADEVRRNPLVLEAYLGRMEATA
- a CDS encoding branched-chain amino acid ABC transporter permease; amino-acid sequence: MTGRQQFLYFLTLHRTGLAVTLMAAALLLFPLVEDNPYTLGLTNLIAINAIVVLGLNLFIGYTGQISLGHAAFFGLGAYGSAVATVTFGLPPWSAMFLVAALVAVVALAVGIPVLRLSGHYLAMATLGLNYVVHTVLLQWDDVTGGPSGFAGIPSLSVPGASVDDPVSLHYLLWSFAMACLLLCLNLVRSGVGRGMAALAGDETAAACLGVDTRATKVKVFVLSAVLASLAGSLFAHCYAYVSPDTFGIFASTDFVIMVVIGGMGSIWGSVFGAAFLTLMPEWVEFFDTYKDFVHGGILVLVLMFLPQGLITGLTDMVRVRLALRRRGHAAA
- a CDS encoding branched-chain amino acid ABC transporter permease, whose translation is MHTDLLQFVFGGLTGGAIYALIALGFCVVSNTMGIVNFIQVDFVTLGGMFMFSALFALGLPTVPALGLAVLLVALAAMLVERFGLRPARSDNHLVLIFLTVGLSIIVRGVIKMVWGKNRMALPPLTPDVPVQILGASVLPQALWILGLTVVAIAVLTWFFHRTPLGLSMRAVASNPTAAAVVGISTGRIRLTSYAIAGALGGLAGVLVTPITTLNYDVGVLLGLKGFAAAILGGFGSFPGAILGGLGLGLLESLSAGYISSAYKDVVAFVVLLLVLFVRPKGLLGK